In Pedobacter sp. SL55, the following proteins share a genomic window:
- a CDS encoding sulfate adenylyltransferase subunit 1 produces MNILKFFTAGSVDDGKSTLIGRLLYDTDSILADQLEAIQNANRKNDDGTVDLAILTDGLRAEREQGITIDVAYKYFQTDKRKFIIADTPGHIQYTRNMVTGASTANLAIILVDARNGVVEQTIRHSYLVSLLGIKHVVVAVNKMDMVDYSETVFDAITQKYKTLAEELKLQDVTYIPVSALKGDNIVHQSERMSWYHGESLLHFLEQVDTDVQTQSDKARMPVQWVIRPQTDELHDYRGYAGRIVSGTFKVNDKITVLPSGASSTISKIEFFDKELGEASSGQSVTIHLATDVDISRGDTIVNSSALPQESKLVEADLCWMDSKALDTSITYLLQHNSKVTKCKIAEVVYKVDINTLEKHSAEEFKLNDIGRVVLKTADHLPFDFYDDSKANGSAILIDSRTNLTVGATMFRALAD; encoded by the coding sequence ATGAACATACTTAAATTTTTTACGGCAGGCAGTGTAGATGATGGCAAAAGCACATTGATTGGCCGTTTATTATACGATACAGATTCTATTTTGGCAGATCAGCTGGAAGCAATACAGAATGCAAATAGAAAAAACGACGATGGAACGGTAGATTTGGCCATTTTAACAGATGGTTTAAGAGCCGAACGTGAGCAGGGCATTACCATTGATGTAGCCTATAAATATTTCCAAACGGACAAGCGAAAATTCATTATTGCCGATACGCCTGGACATATCCAATACACTAGAAACATGGTTACAGGTGCTTCTACGGCAAATCTGGCCATTATTTTAGTAGATGCTAGAAACGGCGTGGTAGAGCAAACCATTCGCCATTCTTATTTGGTTTCTCTGTTGGGAATTAAACACGTGGTGGTGGCCGTAAACAAAATGGATATGGTAGATTATAGCGAAACGGTGTTTGATGCCATTACCCAAAAATATAAAACTCTCGCGGAGGAATTGAAGCTGCAAGATGTAACCTACATTCCGGTAAGTGCTTTGAAAGGCGATAACATTGTGCACCAGTCTGAACGAATGAGTTGGTACCATGGCGAGAGCTTGCTGCATTTCTTGGAGCAGGTAGACACCGATGTACAAACGCAATCTGACAAAGCCAGAATGCCTGTGCAATGGGTTATTAGGCCACAAACTGATGAACTGCACGATTACAGAGGTTACGCTGGTAGGATAGTAAGCGGCACTTTTAAAGTGAACGATAAAATTACGGTGTTGCCATCGGGTGCTAGTTCTACCATCAGTAAAATAGAGTTTTTTGATAAGGAACTGGGGGAAGCTTCTTCTGGACAATCTGTAACTATACATTTAGCTACCGATGTAGATATTAGCCGTGGCGATACCATTGTAAACTCATCGGCTTTGCCGCAAGAAAGCAAATTGGTAGAGGCAGATTTATGTTGGATGGATAGCAAAGCTTTGGATACTTCGATTACTTATTTATTGCAGCACAACAGTAAGGTAACTAAATGCAAAATTGCAGAAGTAGTTTACAAAGTAGATATCAACACTTTAGAAAAACATTCGGCAGAAGAATTTAAACTGAACGACATTGGTAGGGTAGTGCTTAAAACTGCAGATCATTTGCCGTTCGATTTTTATGACGATAGCAAAGCCAATGGCTCGGCAATATTAATTGATAGCAGAACAAATTTAACGGTTGGTGCTACTATGTTTAGGGCTTTGGCCGATTAA
- the cysD gene encoding sulfate adenylyltransferase subunit CysD, protein MSKYNFDYLDELEAEAIHILREVAGQFEKPALLFSGGKDSITLVRLAEKAFRPGKFPFPLVHIDTGHNFEETIDYRDRMVARLGERLIVGSVQQSIDEGKVVEQKGKNASRNALQTVTLLETIEKHQFDACIGGARRDEEKARAKERIFSVRDEFGQWDPKRQRPELWNIYNGKIHKGENVRVFPISNWTELDVWNYIRREGIELPSIYFAHNRDVITRNGQLMAASPYVNMDEEDVVERKKVRFRTVGDISCTAAIESDAFLIDDIISEISQSKISERGARMDDKVSEAAMEDRKKGGYF, encoded by the coding sequence ATGAGTAAATATAATTTTGATTATTTAGATGAGCTTGAAGCCGAGGCAATCCACATTTTAAGGGAAGTGGCGGGGCAGTTCGAAAAACCTGCTTTGCTGTTTTCTGGTGGAAAAGATTCGATTACTTTAGTTCGTTTGGCAGAGAAGGCGTTTAGACCAGGGAAATTCCCATTTCCATTGGTGCATATTGATACCGGCCATAATTTTGAAGAAACAATAGACTACCGCGACAGAATGGTGGCTCGTTTGGGCGAACGTTTAATTGTGGGCTCGGTACAACAATCTATTGACGAAGGTAAAGTGGTAGAGCAAAAAGGCAAAAATGCCAGTAGAAACGCTTTGCAAACGGTTACTTTGCTAGAAACCATTGAGAAACATCAGTTTGATGCTTGTATTGGCGGCGCCCGTAGAGATGAAGAAAAAGCCCGTGCCAAAGAACGTATTTTTTCGGTAAGAGATGAGTTTGGCCAGTGGGACCCTAAACGCCAACGGCCAGAGTTGTGGAACATTTACAACGGTAAAATACACAAGGGTGAGAATGTGCGTGTGTTCCCAATTAGCAACTGGACCGAGCTAGATGTTTGGAACTACATTCGCAGGGAAGGTATTGAGTTGCCAAGCATTTATTTTGCTCACAATCGTGATGTAATTACCCGTAATGGGCAGCTAATGGCAGCCTCGCCTTATGTAAATATGGATGAAGAAGATGTGGTAGAACGCAAAAAAGTGCGTTTCCGTACCGTGGGAGATATTTCTTGTACGGCAGCTATAGAATCAGACGCTTTTTTGATTGATGATATCATTTCGGAAATCAGTCAGTCGAAAATATCGGAACGTGGCGCCCGTATGGACGATAAGGTTTCTGAAGCCGCAATGGAAGACAGGAAAAAGGGAGGATATTTTTAA
- a CDS encoding phosphoadenylyl-sulfate reductase, producing the protein MVATIKQELDGLDVVAKLKYLAEKHEGKIVFSTSFGWEDQVVTHLIFSNNIPIKVFTLETGRLFPETYYVWNRTLEIYQQPIHAYFPQSDLLQNMVDVKGPSSFYESVENRKECCYIRKIEPLKRALAGNEIWITGIRADQSANREGMEDVEWDEGNGLFKFHPIFDWTLADVKQYVKDNNIVYNTLHDKGFPSIGCAPCTRAVAQDEDFRAGRWWWEDQSKKECGLHT; encoded by the coding sequence ATGGTTGCAACTATAAAACAAGAGTTAGATGGGTTAGATGTGGTTGCAAAGCTTAAATATCTAGCCGAAAAACATGAGGGTAAAATTGTTTTTTCTACCAGTTTTGGGTGGGAAGATCAAGTAGTAACGCATCTGATATTTTCTAACAACATTCCAATTAAGGTTTTTACTTTAGAGACGGGAAGATTGTTTCCAGAGACCTATTATGTTTGGAATAGAACTTTAGAGATTTACCAGCAGCCTATTCACGCTTACTTTCCGCAGAGCGATTTGTTGCAAAATATGGTTGATGTGAAAGGTCCAAGTAGTTTTTATGAAAGTGTTGAGAATAGAAAAGAGTGTTGCTACATTAGAAAAATTGAGCCTTTAAAAAGAGCTTTGGCAGGTAACGAAATCTGGATTACAGGCATTAGAGCAGATCAGAGTGCCAACAGAGAGGGGATGGAAGATGTAGAGTGGGATGAAGGAAATGGGCTATTTAAGTTCCACCCAATTTTTGATTGGACTTTAGCTGATGTAAAACAATACGTGAAAGACAACAATATTGTGTACAACACCTTGCATGATAAAGGTTTCCCGAGCATTGGCTGTGCACCTTGCACCAGAGCAGTTGCCCAAGACGAAGATTTTAGGGCTGGCCGTTGGTGGTGGGAAGATCAAAGCAAGAAGGAGTGTGGGTTGCATACGTAG